Sequence from the Ostrea edulis chromosome 8, xbOstEdul1.1, whole genome shotgun sequence genome:
AATTCAAATCTTTAAATAGAAAAGAGAAAAGTAATTTTTtctatgaaaaagaaaaactattgtagaaattgggaaaatataCTGAAATTATATCTCGGTAATAAGGTCTACGTTGGACAAATTATTCTCTTTGGCATTGAAACATTAAAGGatacaacgcatgtttctaaactttttcattttttcagcaaaattaactctttttatgcctaaaactactttaaatatgttttaaatgaaatattttgcatagttttcgagtttgagagcgatgaaattcaaatcttgcgatatgcatattttctttcgctagtttacgcgccattttgtgtgacgtcatatgcgccctcgggtttgaaaacatctattagccatttcataaacagattagatttaatcgacaaaaaaccaattgtcacgttaacggcttgtaaataataatgcattaagatgttttgtgccgtgctcgggtgtactagttgtcggtagaaaggatttagactgagtatttttcaatttttcgaaggaaagtacgagaaaaaagacgtggataatttttttgttggagtaagaactttaccttaaaaaacacacccagtcaccttttcaaacatcgcttggacagagaccctgataaactgcgagaaaatggatatatcgaagctataagcactggtaggcctatagcatacattctgttttgctcttcaaattcaatacacactcggatcaactgaccttcaccttgtaacaacatatatcgacgatacaatgtaacttctaccaactggtagatttacaacgacaaaaaataaagatacaaaataattgaacttttaattatacaaataatagaatattgtatttcctaactttaaattgaattataaaattatttctttattgaactcgtagcatcttgagtgcgtcagtaggctataacgccgtgctcccacttcgtacttcctaaagacgtgcagatcacaattcaaaaatagtaataagattgctttatcaaaataaaataatgtgattaccactttaaatttgaatatttttattgatttgtgtgtgtgttgtctttttctttctttccgaaatgcacgcgtgacaatagcttggcatatggcctagttgtcaacaatttaacgtatcataatttgtctaatccaaaaataaataatgattgcactgtttattttagaaaaacagcgccaattacagatgtataaaggaataacatccccaaacagtttgtagacagcggcccatataaacattatttactcacaattttgccgatttcatacacgctttactcgctatatttgggtatttacatcgttatatgtgtgcactggtggcgaacacatataaaactcggacaatttatcaacatcgatataaatgttgcccatggtaaattaattaggcccctaaaagttgagtttttaataatatctcgcagtactttcacaatccgaagggcgcatgtgacgtcactgtaccacgtgactacctacctaattaacttgactttttgaaatcggggcttagatttaagtctgtattgtggttaaataTCGCagaatttcggcgaacgaactattagaattaattactataagcataaagaagacaaaatgcatgtaatattgtatactttgaaaatatgagatgtgtcctttaagtgtATATTAagtattatttcggatttcaaacatttcggttgagcatcactgaagaggcattatttgtcgaaatgtgcatctggtggatcaaaattggtaccgtataagatttacattatgacccctgggtcgaggcctctgatggtggactgttagtccccaagggtctctacagcccagtagctaagtacttagttactagcttgaaaatacggatgaatATTTATTGTcgtgataaaatttaaaaattcatttcaaaattaaggattatctccatcatgcatagctcttattcttagacgaatttgactccacattgtggcactctgtttttccctaaaatagttCTAGCAaatttatcgttatttcggatttcaaacacttCGGTTGAGCACCACTGGAGAGacattatttttcgaaatgcgcatctggtgcatcaaaattggtatgtataagttttacatacaacgATATCAAGGTATGTTTCGGTATTGTACTTCCCTGGTCATATTCAAATCGCTACGTACTAGATATTCATTGGAAATTAAAAACTGATGATTTAATTTCGGAAAGTATTTTCTATTCCACAACATGTTCTTAATGTTTGTCGATTGTcgagtaccccttgcttgtcgtaagaggtgaataaatgggacggtctttcggatgagaccataaaaaatcgaggccccctgtcacagtaagtgtggcacgatcAAGATAGATCCCTCCTCGAAGGCCTTAAGCCTTAAGCTTCGAGCAAAGGCCTAATTTTTGTAAGGTATTCTCGAGCAGAACGTTAAACAGCAAGGCAACCGAGTCTGTGGAACGAATAAGCATTCCcatttgaccggtcacaccttaTATCTTGATGAGATAAACTATGTGATCCGtgttcaaaatcagtgtgtgaaGAACGGCTTAACACACTTCAGACAACATTCAATCATATAGCAGGGTATGTTTGTCGTGTGACGTCATCATGAAATGGATTACATAATTATAAATACCTTGCAGCAGGTTAATATGGATCGGTTCCGTTGACGATATCCCAAAAGCATTACCCACCTCTATCCTGTACATAACATGGGAATCCAAGTAACAGCAGAAATCCACGATGCATATCTTCCTCTTCCTTGGAACAACGTATGCCATTACAGAATACTGTCCTTGATCTACAGACTTAACAAGTTGTATCGACGTTATTGGAAAGTTGGAATCAATAGTCACATCCAAAATGATGAGAATACCACCTCTGTCTGTGAAACACGTCGATTTTACATCTTTGAAAGCTATTGCTGCAGAAGAAGTAGTATATTCAATGATATAGGATTACATATAATCCTTGTATTTAAGTGAGAAAGCTATTGCTGCAGAAGAAGTAGTATATTCAATGATATAGGATTACATCTAATCATTGTATTTAAGTGAGAAAGCTATTGCTGCAGAAGAAGTAGTATATTCAATGATATAGGATTACATCTAATCATTGTATTTAAGTGAGAAAGCTATTTGGTTCAACATTCACCTCAGTTGGATAGTCATGTTTACTTATTGGGAATAGTAGAAATACGATGTTGTTTGTAAGATTATTGACTGTTATATTTGTTCAGGTTTCCTGGTTGTGTAAGATTATTGACTGTCATGTCTGTTCAGGTTTCCTGGTTGTGTAAGATTATTGACTGTTGTGTCTGTTCAGGTTTCCTTGTTGTGTAAGAGTATTGACTGTCATGTCTGTTCAGGTTTCCTGGTTGTGTGAGAGTATTGACTGTCATGTCTGTTCAGGTTTCCTGGTTGTGTAAGATTATTGACTGTCATGTCTGTTCAGGTTTAGTAGGCGGGGAAGTGTTTACACTATCCGGACTATTTAGGTTTAATAGacatataactacatgtaccgCGGGGTATATTTAAGTTTAGTAGACTTCTTCATTAATGCAGTGCTCTGTCTATTTGAGGTAGGTTGGCTTGCAAGAGTATGGAGCGCACTGTCTATTTCGATTTAGTAGATTACTATGTGTCATGCTGTATATGTAGGTTTATTAGGAGTCTAAGTGTATTGGCTGCCCCGCCTTTTTAAGTTTAGTAGGTGTGTAAGTGTATTGACTGTCCCGCCTTTTTAGGTTTAGTGGTTGTGTAAGCGTATTGACTCTTCCGTCTTTTTAGGTTTAGTAGCTGTGTAAGCGTATTGACTGTCTCGCCTGTATACGATTAGTAGGAGTGTAAGTGTATTGGCTGCCCCGCCTTTTTAGGTTTAGTAGGAGTGTAAGTGTATTGACTGTCCCGCCTTTTTGGGTTTAGTAGGAGTGGAAGTGTATTGACTGTCCCGCCTTTTTAGGTTTAGTAGGTGTGTAAGTGCATTGGATGTCCCGCCTTTTTAGGTTTAGTAGGTGTGTAAGTGTATTGACTGTCCCGCCTTTTTAGGTTTAGTAGGTGTGTAAGTGTATTGACTGTCCCGCCTTTTTACGTTTAGTAGGAGTGTAAGTGTATTGGATGTCCCGCCTTTCTAGATTAAGTAAACTTGTAACTGAATGAACAGACCTCCCTATTGAGGTTTAGTACACTT
This genomic interval carries:
- the LOC130046485 gene encoding uncharacterized protein LOC130046485 isoform X4, translating into MAVIYMMAVFVIVIILLWYWCTAIAFKDVKSTCFTDRGGILIILDVTIDSNFPITSIQLVKSVDQGQYSVMAYVVPRKRKICIVDFCCYLDSHVMYRIEVGNAFGISSTEPIHINLLQDLNCLPPGMNIFFEIDSCSIPLPPTDHRGEEENEREDRKSFILLSEICF
- the LOC130046485 gene encoding uncharacterized protein LOC130046485 isoform X3; protein product: MAVIYMMAVFVIVIILLWYWCTAIAFKDVKSTCFTDRGGILIILDVTIDSNFPITSIQLVKSVDQGQYSVMAYVVPRKRKICIVDFCCYLDSHVMYRIEVGNAFGISSTEPIHINLLQDLNCLPPGMNIFFEIDSCSIPLPPKRIFDDPTYMDKTLIRTPIVRENGPSRRRRKRKRR